From the Halorhabdus utahensis DSM 12940 genome, one window contains:
- a CDS encoding ABC transporter ATP-binding protein, with amino-acid sequence MTLTIADLRFSYDAEPVLSAVDLSVESGELLGLLGPNGSGKSTLLQCLNGILEPDAGTVRIDGDPVAKLTSDERARRCSYVPQAESGAFPATVFETVMQGRRPHGGWSPSARDREATASVLDRLDIGNLADRQVSELSGGQRQKVRLGRALVGDPSVTLLDEPTSALDLRHQLEVMDLVVEHIRASEVAGIVAIHDLNLAARYCDRIALLADGEIHAVGPPEVLTPETIRTVYGVEASVRGHRDRQLIVPEAPAEKTHTAEQSARQRQPASTDD; translated from the coding sequence GTGACACTCACGATCGCAGACCTGCGGTTCAGCTACGACGCCGAGCCGGTCCTCTCGGCCGTTGATCTCTCGGTCGAGTCGGGTGAACTGCTCGGACTGCTTGGCCCCAACGGCTCGGGCAAAAGCACGCTGTTGCAGTGTCTCAACGGGATTCTGGAGCCGGACGCGGGAACGGTACGGATCGACGGTGATCCAGTGGCGAAACTGACCAGCGACGAGCGCGCCCGGCGGTGCAGTTACGTCCCGCAGGCCGAGTCGGGTGCGTTCCCGGCGACCGTCTTCGAGACCGTGATGCAGGGCCGACGACCCCACGGTGGGTGGTCGCCGAGCGCACGCGACCGAGAGGCAACGGCGAGCGTCCTCGATCGGCTCGACATCGGGAATCTCGCCGATCGCCAGGTCAGCGAGCTCAGCGGTGGCCAGCGCCAGAAGGTCCGTCTCGGGCGGGCACTGGTCGGCGATCCGTCGGTCACGTTGCTGGACGAGCCGACGAGTGCGCTGGACCTCCGCCACCAGTTAGAGGTGATGGACCTCGTCGTCGAGCACATTCGAGCCAGCGAAGTGGCCGGCATCGTCGCGATTCACGACCTCAACCTCGCCGCCCGGTACTGCGATCGGATCGCGCTGCTCGCAGACGGCGAGATCCACGCCGTCGGGCCGCCCGAAGTCCTGACACCCGAGACGATCCGGACGGTCTACGGCGTCGAGGCGTCCGTCCGCGGGCACCGCGACCGGCAGTTGATCGTGCCCGAAGCGCCGGCCGAGAAAACCCACACTGCGGAACAGTCTGCCCGACAGCGCCAACCAGCATCGACCGACGACTGA
- a CDS encoding FecCD family ABC transporter permease: MTEPALAAHRESTARRLGFLGVSVGLLVIASLAGLAIGSVSLPLVDVCSALVGGESDLARSIVWNVRVPRVLTAVVAGGGLAIAGAAMQTVLRNPLGAPYTLGISQAAAFGAAASIVLIGTGADGLSKVGSLGPYLTTIAAFVAAMVSTGVILLLVTYRRATPETMILTGVALGSLFTAGMTTIQYFASDTEVATIVYWTFGDVGRASWPQVGLMAAVVVPGFAYFLRNAWNYDVLDAGTETATSLGVDVESVRIRGMALASVVTATIISFVGIIGFVGLVAPHLVRMVIGGNERYLLGASALVGATLLVVADTVARTIVAPVVLPVSILTSFLGAPLFIYLVIEGRDYW; this comes from the coding sequence GTGACTGAACCAGCCCTGGCGGCCCACCGCGAATCGACCGCCCGGCGACTCGGGTTTCTCGGTGTCTCAGTGGGGTTGCTGGTGATCGCGTCACTTGCCGGACTCGCGATCGGCTCAGTCTCGCTCCCACTCGTGGACGTCTGCAGTGCCCTGGTTGGCGGTGAGAGCGATCTCGCGCGTTCGATCGTCTGGAACGTCCGAGTGCCCCGGGTGCTCACGGCGGTCGTCGCCGGCGGCGGGCTGGCGATCGCGGGCGCGGCGATGCAAACGGTCCTCCGGAACCCGCTGGGTGCGCCGTACACACTGGGGATCTCCCAGGCTGCTGCCTTCGGCGCGGCCGCCTCGATCGTCCTGATCGGGACCGGCGCGGATGGCCTCTCCAAAGTCGGCTCTTTGGGGCCCTATCTGACGACGATCGCGGCCTTTGTCGCGGCGATGGTCTCGACCGGCGTCATCCTCCTGTTGGTGACCTACCGCCGGGCGACCCCCGAGACGATGATCCTGACCGGCGTCGCGCTCGGGTCGCTGTTCACCGCCGGGATGACGACGATCCAGTACTTCGCCAGCGACACCGAGGTCGCGACCATCGTCTACTGGACCTTCGGCGACGTGGGCCGGGCGAGCTGGCCCCAGGTCGGGCTGATGGCCGCCGTCGTCGTGCCCGGGTTCGCCTATTTCCTCCGCAACGCCTGGAACTACGACGTTCTCGACGCCGGGACCGAAACCGCGACCAGCCTGGGCGTCGACGTCGAATCGGTGCGGATCCGCGGGATGGCGCTGGCCTCGGTCGTGACCGCAACCATCATTTCCTTCGTCGGTATCATCGGGTTCGTCGGGTTGGTCGCCCCGCACCTCGTCCGAATGGTGATCGGCGGCAACGAGCGATATCTGCTCGGGGCCTCGGCGCTGGTCGGCGCGACGCTGCTGGTCGTCGCCGACACCGTTGCCCGGACGATCGTCGCGCCGGTCGTCCTGCCAGTCTCGATCCTGACCTCGTTTCTGGGCGCGCCCCTGTTCATCTACCTCGTGATCGAGGGGAGGGACTACTGGTGA
- a CDS encoding ABC transporter substrate-binding protein, giving the protein MVTRRGVLQTIGAGSLVGLAGCTGGLGASGAGTQADANEITDGYGRTVAVPGTVEDIVGVGPGALRQLAYLDATDRVVGVEDETESMLSAPYNLANPGLQERPVIGSAGPNAGGNPEAILAVDPDVICYYGDPSRAETLQRQTETPVVGLEIVDIVDNAARETMFDTWRLLGEILDKADRAEAVITFVEETVADLTDRAADLADSEAEQAYVGAISYKGSHGIETTRKRFPPFRFAGVENVAGEIDTDAASVQVSEEQLLAWDPARMFVAADNLGLAVEDLEANPAYQDLSAAVNGEIYTILPHASYHHNYGSILANAYFVGQTLYPDRFGDVDFESTVETIFETMLGAPLYESLLEAYPAYETVI; this is encoded by the coding sequence ATGGTGACACGACGAGGCGTGCTTCAGACGATCGGTGCCGGTTCGTTGGTGGGGCTGGCAGGCTGTACGGGCGGATTGGGAGCATCGGGCGCTGGCACGCAGGCTGACGCAAACGAGATTACCGATGGCTACGGCCGGACGGTGGCCGTCCCCGGGACGGTCGAGGATATCGTCGGCGTCGGCCCGGGCGCACTCAGGCAACTCGCCTATCTCGATGCGACCGATCGTGTCGTTGGCGTCGAGGACGAGACCGAGTCGATGCTGTCGGCCCCGTACAACCTGGCGAATCCGGGCCTCCAGGAGCGGCCAGTTATCGGCTCGGCTGGGCCGAACGCCGGCGGTAACCCGGAAGCGATCCTTGCGGTTGACCCGGACGTGATCTGCTACTACGGCGATCCATCGAGAGCCGAGACGCTACAGAGGCAGACCGAGACGCCAGTAGTTGGGCTCGAAATCGTCGATATCGTCGACAACGCGGCCCGCGAGACGATGTTCGACACCTGGCGGCTCCTCGGCGAGATCCTCGACAAAGCCGATCGCGCCGAGGCAGTGATCACGTTCGTCGAAGAGACGGTCGCCGATCTGACCGACCGGGCGGCCGATCTGGCCGACAGCGAGGCCGAGCAGGCCTACGTCGGCGCGATCAGTTACAAGGGGAGCCACGGGATCGAGACGACTCGCAAGCGATTCCCGCCATTTCGGTTCGCTGGGGTCGAAAACGTCGCCGGCGAGATCGACACCGACGCCGCCTCGGTCCAGGTGAGCGAGGAGCAACTGCTGGCATGGGATCCCGCGCGGATGTTCGTCGCCGCCGACAATCTCGGGCTCGCCGTCGAGGATCTCGAAGCCAACCCGGCGTATCAGGACCTCTCGGCGGCGGTGAATGGCGAGATCTATACGATCCTCCCCCACGCGAGTTACCATCACAACTACGGGTCGATCCTGGCGAACGCCTACTTCGTCGGGCAAACGCTGTACCCGGATCGCTTCGGCGACGTGGATTTCGAATCGACCGTCGAGACGATCTTCGAGACGATGCTCGGCGCTCCACTGTACGAATCGCTGCTCGAAGCGTACCCGGCCTACGAGACGGTGATCTGA
- a CDS encoding type IV pilin, with product MGSGVSETPSSSDTARGPRRRGADFCSRRPDDLREDRAVTPVVSNVLLVAIAIILGVTVSVFALGLVEQFEQAPPTAVFETDYSADNGIVLQHRGGDVLTVDGLSVQLGDRSYPVTDYVSSQRLNAGADVGPLYPADAAEARLVWEQDSSSSIVYTATPPREGTVPSYLRFDTATVQSYGSGQDYDDEFIYTTGAREAVLTNNTWKLVEFDHNVTEQTVLEFDFRSSTEGEIHGIGLETGTSISDDRIFKLFGNQSWGIEYDEVDYATTDGWVHYEIPVGQLYGPSQYGQADYLALVNDIDDTDIATDSQFRNIRAYDAPDLGSSIQFEFSVNGTTTTEPVQSYGSQDKDFGVTTTDGNATMRLSNNTWASVPINNTVTADTVLSVEFNATNKGEIQGIGLETGDSEAESRFVRFYGNQSWAQAATPYYSDGDGWVTYEIDASSLVSAGTDVSHLVFVNDDDSDASGVSRFRNVTIDEDP from the coding sequence ATGGGGTCCGGTGTCTCGGAAACGCCGTCGTCGTCCGATACCGCTCGCGGGCCGCGCCGTCGAGGCGCTGATTTTTGCTCGCGTCGGCCAGATGACCTTCGGGAAGACCGTGCGGTAACGCCCGTCGTATCCAACGTGTTGCTGGTCGCGATCGCGATCATTCTGGGCGTGACCGTCTCCGTATTCGCGCTCGGTCTCGTCGAGCAGTTCGAGCAAGCGCCGCCGACGGCCGTTTTCGAGACCGACTATAGCGCCGACAACGGTATCGTTCTCCAGCACCGGGGTGGTGATGTCCTCACTGTCGACGGACTGTCGGTTCAGTTGGGCGACCGGTCGTACCCGGTGACGGATTACGTATCGAGCCAGCGCCTCAACGCGGGTGCCGACGTCGGCCCGCTGTATCCTGCTGACGCCGCGGAGGCTCGTCTCGTCTGGGAACAAGATAGCTCTTCGTCAATCGTCTATACGGCGACACCACCTCGGGAGGGCACCGTTCCGTCGTATCTCCGCTTCGACACAGCGACCGTCCAGTCCTACGGCAGCGGCCAGGACTACGATGACGAGTTCATCTACACGACGGGCGCGCGAGAAGCAGTCCTGACAAACAATACCTGGAAGCTGGTCGAGTTCGACCACAACGTCACCGAGCAGACCGTGCTGGAATTCGACTTCCGGTCGAGCACCGAGGGCGAGATCCACGGGATCGGGCTCGAAACCGGTACATCGATCTCCGACGACCGGATCTTCAAGCTGTTCGGAAACCAGTCCTGGGGTATCGAGTACGACGAGGTGGACTACGCGACGACGGACGGGTGGGTTCACTACGAGATCCCCGTCGGCCAACTCTACGGGCCGTCCCAGTACGGGCAAGCCGACTATCTCGCGCTCGTCAACGACATTGACGACACGGACATCGCGACCGACTCGCAGTTCCGGAACATCCGGGCCTACGACGCCCCCGACCTCGGTTCGTCGATCCAGTTCGAATTCAGCGTCAACGGCACCACCACGACCGAACCCGTGCAGAGTTACGGGTCCCAGGACAAGGACTTCGGCGTCACCACGACCGACGGCAACGCTACGATGCGACTCTCGAACAACACGTGGGCCTCCGTCCCGATCAACAATACCGTCACCGCGGACACCGTCCTCTCTGTGGAGTTCAACGCCACGAACAAAGGAGAAATCCAGGGCATCGGCCTCGAAACCGGCGATTCAGAGGCTGAATCGCGGTTCGTGCGCTTCTACGGAAATCAGTCGTGGGCGCAAGCGGCTACCCCGTATTACTCGGATGGCGACGGCTGGGTCACCTACGAGATCGACGCTTCCTCACTCGTGTCTGCCGGCACGGATGTCTCCCATCTCGTGTTCGTCAACGACGACGATAGCGACGCCAGCGGCGTCTCCCGCTTCCGGAACGTCACGATCGACGAGGATCCCTGA
- the ileS gene encoding isoleucine--tRNA ligase — protein sequence MTDVEDRDPPTYERFGEVADQYDPDSVRERVFAHWDAVDAYEQTKDHRADGEDFFFVDGPPYTSGAAHMGTTWNKTLKDAYIRYLRMQGYDVTDRPGYDMHGLPIETKVEEKLGFENKKDIQEFGEENFIDECKDFAEQQLEGLQEDFKSFGVWMDWDDPYKTLSPEYMEAAWWGFEQAHEKGLVEQGKRSISQCPRCETAIANNEVEYEDVSDPSIYVKFSLTDREGSLVIWTTTPWTIPANTFVAVEEDLTYQGVEATKDGETEVLWIAESCIEDVLSKGRYDDYEIVDEATGEEMVGWEYEHPLREEVPDAPEGKDALQVYTADYVEADRTGLVHSAPGHGEEDFERGQELGLDVFCPVGGDGVYDDTAGKYAGEFVKDADAAIMDDLDANGNLLSRDTTHHSYGHCWRCDTGIIQIVTDQWFITVTDIKDEMLDNIADSEWHPDWARDNRFQDFVEEAPDWNVSRQRYWGIPIPIWTAEDWDGSMDDAIVIGDREELAERVDQDIEPDAVDLHKGTVDDLTITEDGRTYERVPDVFDVWLDSSVASWGTLDYPEQTEDFEELWPADLIMEAHDQTRGWFWSQLGMGTAAVGEIPYDEVLMHGYAMMPDGRGMSKSKGITVEPQEAIAEGGADPMRAFLLSQNPQGEDMRFSWDGMDSMQRNLNILWNVFRFPLPYMRMDDFSPDETTVEDVELEQIDEWVLSRLQTVESEMGEHFEDRRQDRAIQGLMDFVVEDVSRFYVQAVRDRVWAEGEDGSKTAAYATLYRVLEETVALLAPFTPFIADEIYQYLTGDAGYDTVHMCDWPEPDDTLRDVSLENEISVVRAVEEAGSNARQQAERKLRWPVKRVVVDVDDQEVGGSIELQAELLADRLNAREIEVVAPDEAWGELTYSAEADMSKLGPAFGDEAGAIMNALNDASVAKPSIEALESAVASELGRGVDLTAEMVEFVRNTPDGVASTEFEALDGGGVVYVDTTLTEDIESEGYAREVVRRVQEMRKDLDLAMDARITVEYDIADDRVAELVEEREDLIAEEVRADAFGSVGDGHRKTWEIEGVAAEIAVEEV from the coding sequence ATGACAGACGTTGAGGATCGCGATCCGCCGACGTACGAGCGCTTCGGCGAGGTGGCAGACCAGTACGACCCCGACAGCGTCCGCGAGCGGGTGTTCGCCCACTGGGACGCCGTCGACGCCTACGAGCAGACCAAGGACCACCGCGCCGACGGCGAGGACTTCTTCTTCGTCGACGGGCCCCCCTACACCTCCGGGGCGGCCCACATGGGGACGACCTGGAACAAGACGCTGAAGGACGCCTACATTCGGTATCTCCGCATGCAGGGCTACGACGTCACCGACCGGCCGGGCTATGACATGCACGGCCTGCCGATCGAGACGAAAGTCGAGGAGAAACTCGGCTTCGAGAACAAGAAGGATATCCAGGAATTCGGCGAGGAAAACTTCATCGACGAGTGTAAGGACTTCGCCGAGCAGCAACTGGAGGGGCTCCAGGAAGACTTCAAGTCCTTCGGCGTCTGGATGGACTGGGACGATCCCTACAAGACGCTCAGCCCCGAGTACATGGAGGCCGCCTGGTGGGGTTTCGAGCAGGCCCACGAGAAGGGACTGGTCGAACAGGGCAAACGCTCGATCTCCCAATGTCCCCGGTGTGAGACTGCCATCGCCAACAACGAGGTCGAGTACGAGGACGTTTCTGACCCATCCATCTACGTGAAGTTCTCCCTGACGGATCGGGAAGGCAGCCTCGTCATCTGGACGACGACGCCCTGGACGATCCCCGCCAACACCTTCGTCGCGGTCGAGGAGGACTTGACCTACCAGGGCGTCGAAGCGACCAAAGACGGCGAGACTGAAGTACTCTGGATCGCCGAGTCCTGCATCGAGGACGTCCTCTCGAAGGGTCGGTACGACGACTACGAGATCGTCGACGAGGCGACTGGCGAGGAGATGGTCGGCTGGGAATACGAGCACCCGCTTCGCGAGGAAGTCCCCGACGCGCCCGAAGGCAAGGACGCCCTGCAGGTCTACACCGCCGACTACGTCGAGGCCGACCGGACCGGGCTGGTCCACTCCGCGCCGGGCCACGGTGAGGAGGACTTCGAGCGCGGCCAGGAGTTGGGGCTGGACGTGTTCTGTCCCGTCGGTGGCGACGGCGTCTACGATGACACCGCTGGCAAATACGCCGGTGAATTCGTCAAGGACGCCGACGCGGCGATCATGGACGACCTCGACGCGAACGGCAACCTCCTCTCGCGGGACACCACCCACCACAGTTACGGGCACTGCTGGCGGTGTGACACGGGGATCATCCAGATCGTCACCGACCAGTGGTTCATCACGGTGACGGACATCAAGGACGAGATGCTGGACAACATCGCGGACAGCGAGTGGCACCCCGACTGGGCGCGGGACAATCGCTTCCAGGACTTCGTCGAGGAGGCACCCGACTGGAACGTCTCCCGGCAGCGCTACTGGGGGATCCCGATCCCGATCTGGACTGCGGAGGACTGGGATGGCTCCATGGACGACGCCATCGTGATCGGCGACCGCGAAGAACTCGCCGAGCGCGTCGATCAGGATATCGAGCCCGATGCTGTCGACCTCCACAAGGGCACCGTCGACGACCTGACGATCACCGAAGACGGCCGGACCTACGAGCGCGTGCCGGACGTCTTCGACGTCTGGCTCGACTCCTCAGTTGCCTCCTGGGGGACGCTGGACTATCCCGAACAGACTGAGGACTTCGAGGAGCTATGGCCGGCAGACCTCATCATGGAGGCCCACGACCAGACTCGCGGGTGGTTCTGGTCCCAACTCGGCATGGGGACCGCGGCAGTCGGCGAGATCCCATACGACGAGGTGTTGATGCACGGCTACGCGATGATGCCCGACGGTCGCGGGATGTCCAAATCCAAGGGCATCACCGTCGAGCCACAGGAGGCCATCGCCGAGGGCGGCGCGGACCCGATGCGGGCGTTCCTGCTCTCCCAGAACCCCCAGGGCGAGGACATGCGCTTCTCCTGGGACGGGATGGACTCGATGCAGCGCAACCTCAACATCCTCTGGAACGTCTTCCGGTTCCCGCTGCCGTACATGCGGATGGACGACTTCTCGCCCGATGAAACCACCGTCGAGGACGTCGAACTCGAACAGATCGACGAGTGGGTGCTCTCCCGGCTCCAGACCGTCGAAAGCGAGATGGGCGAACACTTCGAGGATCGCCGCCAGGATCGGGCCATCCAGGGGCTGATGGACTTCGTCGTCGAGGACGTCTCCCGCTTTTACGTCCAGGCGGTCCGCGATCGCGTCTGGGCAGAGGGCGAGGACGGCTCGAAGACGGCCGCCTACGCGACGCTCTATCGTGTCCTGGAGGAGACCGTCGCACTCCTGGCGCCCTTTACCCCATTCATCGCCGATGAAATCTACCAGTACCTGACCGGCGACGCCGGCTACGACACGGTCCACATGTGCGACTGGCCGGAACCCGACGACACGTTGCGGGATGTCAGCCTCGAAAACGAGATCAGCGTCGTCCGGGCGGTCGAGGAGGCGGGCTCGAACGCCCGCCAGCAGGCCGAGCGGAAACTCCGCTGGCCGGTCAAGCGCGTCGTCGTCGACGTCGACGACCAGGAGGTCGGCGGCTCGATAGAGTTGCAGGCCGAACTGCTGGCCGACCGCCTGAACGCCCGCGAAATCGAAGTCGTCGCCCCCGACGAGGCGTGGGGCGAACTCACCTACAGTGCCGAGGCTGACATGAGCAAACTCGGCCCGGCCTTCGGTGACGAAGCGGGAGCCATCATGAACGCGCTCAACGACGCCAGCGTCGCCAAGCCCTCGATCGAGGCCCTCGAATCGGCCGTCGCGAGCGAGTTGGGTCGGGGCGTCGATCTCACGGCGGAAATGGTCGAGTTCGTCCGCAACACGCCCGACGGCGTCGCGAGTACGGAGTTCGAGGCCCTGGATGGGGGCGGGGTCGTCTACGTCGATACCACGCTGACCGAGGACATCGAGAGCGAGGGCTACGCCCGCGAGGTCGTCCGGCGCGTCCAGGAGATGCGGAAAGATCTCGACCTGGCGATGGACGCTCGGATTACCGTCGAGTACGATATCGCGGACGATCGCGTGGCCGAACTAGTCGAAGAACGTGAGGACCTGATCGCCGAAGAGGTCAGGGCCGATGCGTTCGGATCGGTTGGAGATGGCCACCGCAAGACCTGGGAGATCGAGGGTGTCGCAGCCGAGATCGCGGTCGAGGAAGTCTGA
- a CDS encoding aldo/keto reductase — protein sequence MEYRTLGSTDVDVSAVGLGTWNVGPVWNDVSDEQAKEAIRTALEAGVNLIDTAEVYGGGRAERLIGEVLEERGREGVFVPTKAAPDEDGGHSEDGLRESIAGSKERLGVETLDLVQLHCPETQAFYNPDTFETLEDLRAEGEIDHAGVSVEKVEEATKAIEYDVVETVQIIFNPFRHRPAERFFERAAAADVGIIVRVPLASGLLADAFDGIEDFDEGDHRKSAAEGGVDAGIGRAGGETFAGVPFEAGLDAVDDLRPYVPEEMSMAQFTLRWILDFDAVSTVIPGSTSPAHVEANAAAADLPELSHETHGAVRDIYEAHLYDHVHHRW from the coding sequence ATGGAGTACCGAACTCTCGGATCGACCGACGTCGACGTTTCGGCGGTCGGTCTCGGCACGTGGAACGTCGGTCCTGTCTGGAACGACGTCAGCGACGAACAGGCCAAAGAAGCCATCCGCACGGCACTCGAGGCGGGCGTCAACCTGATCGACACCGCCGAGGTCTACGGCGGCGGGCGCGCCGAGCGACTCATCGGGGAGGTGCTCGAGGAACGCGGCCGCGAGGGGGTCTTCGTCCCGACGAAGGCCGCCCCGGACGAGGACGGCGGCCACTCCGAAGACGGCCTCCGTGAGTCCATCGCCGGCTCGAAAGAGCGGCTGGGCGTCGAGACGCTCGATCTCGTGCAGTTGCACTGCCCCGAGACACAGGCCTTCTACAACCCAGACACCTTCGAGACGCTGGAAGACCTCCGTGCGGAGGGTGAGATCGACCACGCGGGCGTCAGCGTCGAGAAGGTCGAGGAGGCGACGAAGGCCATCGAGTACGACGTCGTCGAGACGGTCCAGATCATCTTCAACCCGTTCCGACACCGCCCCGCAGAGCGGTTCTTCGAGCGCGCGGCTGCAGCGGACGTCGGCATCATCGTCCGCGTCCCGCTGGCCTCCGGGCTGCTCGCCGACGCCTTCGACGGCATCGAGGACTTCGACGAAGGCGACCACCGCAAGAGCGCCGCCGAGGGCGGCGTCGATGCCGGGATCGGTCGCGCCGGCGGGGAGACGTTCGCCGGCGTGCCCTTCGAGGCCGGCCTCGACGCCGTGGATGACCTGCGGCCGTACGTCCCCGAGGAGATGTCGATGGCGCAGTTCACCCTCCGGTGGATCCTCGACTTTGACGCCGTCTCGACGGTCATCCCCGGTTCGACGTCGCCCGCGCACGTCGAGGCCAACGCCGCCGCGGCCGACCTTCCCGAACTCTCCCACGAGACTCACGGCGCGGTCCGGGACATCTACGAGGCACACCTCTACGACCACGTTCACCATCGGTGGTGA
- a CDS encoding dihydroneopterin aldolase family protein codes for MEPTDAHRATFELGIKFGALYHQFAGTPISPASAAELASAIESAIENQPHCEEVSVGMKTEAIETAVDPDVGYTEFTGEFADVEILVDYEGLEARGVMEMDDGYPRMRLVGIDDTA; via the coding sequence ATGGAACCGACCGACGCCCACCGGGCGACGTTCGAACTCGGGATCAAGTTCGGCGCGCTCTACCACCAGTTCGCCGGGACGCCGATCAGCCCCGCGAGCGCCGCCGAGCTCGCGAGTGCCATCGAGAGCGCGATCGAGAATCAGCCACACTGCGAAGAGGTGTCCGTCGGGATGAAGACCGAAGCCATCGAGACGGCGGTCGACCCGGACGTTGGTTACACAGAGTTCACCGGCGAGTTCGCCGACGTGGAGATTCTCGTGGACTACGAGGGACTGGAGGCGAGGGGTGTCATGGAGATGGACGACGGCTACCCCCGGATGCGACTGGTCGGGATCGACGATACGGCGTGA
- a CDS encoding DUF7544 domain-containing protein, which yields MALAAIDRIDDAVDMTRSFLFPFDGGRWLRLAVITFFLVGGSGGGSVFSTTGNVPASTGSTTGGSIPEFSVELPEFTATAVAVALGVIAVLVLLGLIVGAIGAIVEFVFVESLSSNEVNIRAYFGRYLGRGLRLFAFRLVLGAVTFAIFGGAFLLLFGDVIAALFAGEAVSPSIARIVAGVLLLFLLGLVVGIPVALANGFTTEFVVPIMLREDRGVLAAWRRFWPTLTEQWTEYGAYVLVAFGLHIVTGIAGSIVLGLVAVALLVPFAIVAVLVGVGVLQGGVLTAASIAVLAGLLIAYLLVVFVAAAVIYVPIRVFHRQFALLVLGDTNAEFDVLADRRPSGAD from the coding sequence ATGGCCCTCGCAGCGATCGACCGCATCGACGACGCCGTCGACATGACCCGCTCGTTTCTCTTCCCGTTCGACGGTGGGCGGTGGCTCCGTCTCGCCGTCATCACTTTCTTCTTGGTCGGCGGCAGCGGCGGTGGGAGCGTCTTCTCGACGACAGGTAACGTTCCCGCAAGTACGGGCTCGACTACTGGCGGATCGATCCCGGAATTCAGCGTCGAGCTCCCCGAGTTCACGGCGACTGCGGTCGCTGTCGCCCTCGGTGTCATCGCAGTACTCGTCCTTCTCGGGCTGATCGTCGGCGCGATCGGCGCGATCGTGGAGTTCGTCTTCGTCGAGTCGCTGTCGAGCAACGAGGTCAACATTCGGGCGTACTTCGGCCGCTATCTCGGTCGCGGACTCCGGCTGTTCGCCTTCCGGCTCGTCCTCGGAGCCGTCACGTTCGCAATTTTCGGCGGGGCGTTCTTGCTACTGTTCGGTGACGTGATCGCGGCACTGTTCGCGGGCGAAGCCGTCTCGCCGTCGATCGCCCGGATCGTCGCTGGCGTCCTTCTCTTGTTCCTGCTTGGCCTCGTCGTCGGGATTCCAGTCGCACTGGCCAACGGCTTCACCACCGAGTTCGTCGTCCCGATCATGCTCCGTGAAGATCGTGGCGTGCTCGCGGCCTGGCGGCGCTTCTGGCCGACGCTCACCGAGCAGTGGACCGAGTATGGCGCGTACGTGTTGGTCGCCTTCGGCCTCCACATTGTCACCGGAATCGCCGGGAGTATCGTTCTGGGGCTCGTCGCTGTCGCGTTATTGGTTCCGTTCGCTATCGTCGCCGTGCTGGTCGGTGTCGGTGTATTGCAGGGCGGGGTGCTCACGGCCGCGTCGATCGCGGTCCTGGCCGGCTTGCTGATTGCATACCTGTTGGTGGTCTTCGTGGCAGCGGCCGTGATCTACGTCCCGATCCGGGTGTTCCACCGCCAGTTTGCGCTGCTGGTGCTCGGGGACACCAACGCCGAGTTCGATGTCCTCGCCGACCGTCGCCCCTCGGGCGCTGATTGA
- a CDS encoding DUF5790 family protein, whose product MSQSTLDDDDLFGEAANEMRSDVEEHLEAARDELPDPDAIWDVEADNTLGVLNALRSELDPGEAETHLRDAKKWYTMGERADAFDDAGDLEDEIDAVEGVITDLSAAREQVSDLAGTVPEIRSALESADEESESDE is encoded by the coding sequence ATGAGTCAATCGACGCTCGATGACGACGATCTCTTCGGCGAGGCAGCCAATGAAATGCGCAGCGATGTCGAGGAACATCTCGAAGCGGCTCGGGACGAACTTCCGGATCCCGACGCGATCTGGGATGTCGAGGCCGACAACACGCTTGGCGTCCTCAACGCCCTCCGGTCGGAGCTGGACCCGGGTGAAGCTGAGACCCACCTTCGGGACGCCAAGAAGTGGTACACGATGGGTGAGCGGGCCGATGCCTTCGACGATGCCGGCGATCTGGAGGACGAAATCGACGCTGTCGAGGGGGTCATCACCGATCTCTCGGCCGCTCGCGAGCAGGTGAGCGACCTGGCGGGCACCGTTCCCGAGATCCGAAGCGCACTGGAATCCGCAGACGAGGAGAGCGAAAGCGACGAATAG